The nucleotide sequence TGAGTCGTAAAATATTAATGTCCGTCTTCCAAGTCTAATATCGCAGTTTCAGGGCTTAGCAATGTCGTCCTTCGCAGAGAGCTGGAGGGAAATGACGACAATTATAGATCTATAATACCGTTCAAACGAGAATCTTTTCTTATGTACAAAATGATTGGTTCGTTCAACGGGCGTTCTAATACACAAAGTGGGGTCTGATAAAGCTCTGATGAATATAACTAAAGCGAAAGCTATTTAGGTGTGAAGTCTTGTACTATGTTAAGTCAAAATATGATTACTGTTGACTCCTGCGTCTCCAGGTTATTGGGTCAAAGGTCGCATAGTTGATGGGGCAAAGTGGTAACTGTTACGAAGTCCAGGTCATTCCAGTGGTGGAGCAGTGGGCGGGGTTTGggggatattatttttctttaaaggcGGGAAAAGAGGCGGAGCTTACGCTGTGTTGACAGTCCCAGTTCCTATTCTTAGTGTCAGTCGAATGTCTCTTAATCAACATTAGTTTGTTATATAGGTGAAGAGAAGTATAAAAAACTGGTTTACATCGTaccaaaaaaaaacataacaaataatttatataacaaCTTTGAAATGAAAGAGTCGAAAACTCTTTCTTTCATTAACAATGAAGCCCAACCAAGCTGAGTTTTGTGAAACATCACCCTTGTGATTGAGTATTTAATCTAATGGGATCTATGAATAGAAAACGGGAAGGGGGACATAAGAGTTAGCACTCCCCTGGAGATGAGCAACCGTGACCTGGAATTACTTGTTTTCCAGTTTTCCAGACGAATGAAAGAATAAAGTACATGGCGAGAGAAGAAGAAAATAGGCACAGAAAAGAGATCTAGGAATATTTTAATAATTGAAGTTTTCGATGGCCTCGTGAATGCGAGCTGTCAATTTCTGCACCAGAGGGAGGTCCATGATGGAGGGCGTACTGACGGACCTCTTACCGGCATGACCGCCTGCGGAAGCGGATCTCTTGCTGTAGTGGCCGCCTCCGCTATGTCCACCTGTGGCCGCGTAGCTACTTCCGCCGGTGGCGCCGGTGTCGTAGCCTCCAGAGGGATAATATCCGTAGTCTTCCTCTTCGTACTTGCCTTCGAAAAGGGCAGTCAAGTCACCCAGTTGCTTCTTCAGGGTACCTGGTTGGAATGAGGAAAGAGGAAATGGTGAATTTGATTTCATGTCATTTATAAACAATGTGTTTATGATAACATTTCCttacgcatacttttgtatacttatatacctagtgggtatataaataaataaataaatatatgtgtatatatatatatatatatatatatatatatatatatatatatatatatatatatatatatatatatacacttttaaaaCATAGAGAGAATAAATCATCTCATTCAACATTTAATTGAAGAACTGTTAAACTAACAATAATATATTGCAATgattaaaaacaaaacaacaacaacaacaataaaactaaGAAAGGAAGGAAAAAGGAATTCTTACTGATAAGCAGGATAAGAGCCACTAGAATGACGACTTGCATGCCGATCTCGAAGAGAGCGCCCAGGGGACCAACGAGGGCGGCCAGAGCAGCAGTTTTCAACACCTTCAGACCAGCCAGTCCAGCAGCAGCACCGCCAAGGTCGCCAATGTTGATGAGGTTTCCAAGATTGGGCAAGTTGGCCAGATTGAGTTTATCTAAGGGGTTTGCCACGGCGATGGTCGGGAGACCACCGGCAGCCACTGTGTTCAGTAGATTTTGGTCTCTTCCTGAGAGACAAGAAATAAATATGGCAATAAATAGGGTTATTCAAGAAAACTCCTTAATTATATGATTAATGCATAGTTAATTCAATATTCATTACTATATAGAAAAGCCAAAGTAAAATAAGAATACCAGCAAGAAATAAATATGGCAATAAATAGTGAAATTCAAGAAAACTCCTTAATTAAATGAATAATGCATAGTTAATCCAATATTCCTTAATATATAAACAAACCAGAGTAAAAATGAGAATACCAACAAGAAACTCAAATCGAATTAAAATTCAACTTACCTTCCACCTttgcctcttcttctttttctttctttgccaAAACTATGCCCGCCACGAGGGCTAACAACAACAGCGTTCTCTTCATGTTTTGGTTTCTGTTCCAAAGATCAAGGAATATAAAATCAATTTGATTAAATCAATTTAATCCGACTAAAGTTGTGCATTGAGAGGCTGTTGAAACATCAGTGATGtcttaataaataaaatagaattaattttgaaGTCTTGGCTTAAATAGGCCACGTTTAATTAATGGAAATTGGTATTCTTGGTATAAGGCAAGTAGTCAAATCTTGCAATTTGCATACCTATGCAAATggataattactatatatatatatatatatatatatatatatatatatatatatatatatatatatatatatatatatatatatatacacacacacatatatatatatatatatatatatatatatatatacatatatgtgtatatatacatatatatatgtataaatatatatatatatatatatatatatatatatatatatatatatatatatgtgtgtgtgtatacacacatatatatatatatatgtatatatatatatatatatatatatatatatatatatatatatatatatatatatatatgtataaatatatatatatatatatatatatatatatatatatatatatatatatatatatatatatatatatatatatatatatatttaaaacacaaATATGCATTTGACATGAACATAGATTGCGTTTCTAAgtattattttctatatacactataaaatttGATTTGTCTAATGCGTAAAACCTAGTTTTACATAAACAGAATAAATTATTCATCAAAATAGTTAAAATCATAATATTacttaatagcaaaataaaaactTTACCTAATAGCAAAATTATAATTTTACCTAATAGCAAAATCATAATTCTACCTAGTAGCAAAATCACAATTTTACCTAATAGCAAAATCATTACCCCCACCAATATACTGTACATCGCAATAAGAATTTCTTAGAACGTTAAGTGATATCACCGTAGATTAACTTAATCCCAAAACTGACACGAAAAGATAATTATTTAGCCACTGAGCAATTCGGAAAACTGAGCCAATTGTCACAGCCAACACAAGAGCAGAGGCACAAGAGTTGGACCTCCAGCCTTTGCCATTCTCCCGGGCTCCCCTTCCTTGCACTTACGTTGATCCGTGCGCGAGAGCTCGTCTTGGTGTGTCTTCACACTATTACGTCCCAACTCCGAGTGGGTCGACTCTAGTAGAGGTTGGTGCTTATACCGGGGGGGTTTATATAGTTTTGCTCCAGTCAGGTCCATCCCCCTTCAGTCTGACCCCTAAACCTACATGAGGAGGAGCAGCAGCGACAGAAGGGAAAGAGAGTGatgagaaggaaggaaggaagaaaggagagaaCAAAAATGGGCGTGAGGAATATTCAAGAACAGAAAGGCGATCTTGAAGGGAACCCTTAGTCAGAATTTCTGTCGTAACAAATTGTATTGAGTTAATGATGTCACCGATGAAGAGAAACGGATTAATAACAGTAAATGATGATTTTCTCGGTACCTGCTCAAACGTTTCACTTTATGTACCTACGGTAATATGACGCCTAGATATAGAATTTCCGTACTAGAAAATATCATAGCAAAACTCATGGGGCGAAAGTGAAAACCGTATGGATCATATCCACTTTTTTTTCCAGAGCCGCTAAACGCATCGAAGGGGGATTAGACAAATTATTCTTAAAGTGTTCTGTAGCTTCGAGATAACACAATTACGCTTCCCATTCAATAGGGAGGCCATAATATATTGTTGATTTGAAAATTTGCGTATTAatggtgaaaaaagaaaatatttatcgtATTGTTGATTTGAATATTTCCGTATTAATGGGGAAAAAGAAAGTATTTGTCGTATTGGTGATTTGAATATTTGCGTATTAATGGTGAAAAAGAAAGTATTTATCGTACTGGTGATTCGAATACTTACGTATTAATGGTGAAAAAGAAAGTATTTATTGCATTGTTGATTTAAATAGCGTATTAAtggtgaaaaagaaaatatttattgtactGGTCATTTGAATATTTACGTATTAAtggtgaaaaagaaaatattcatcgtATTGGTGATTTGAATATTTGCGTATTaatggtgaaaaaaaatatttgttgtacTGGTCATTTGAATATTTACGtattaatagtgaaaaaaaaagaagatatttattGTAGAAGCTACCCTTAGCTATAAGAAACCTTGAATACCTTGATTACTTATGTGAAGCCTTTTCAAATATTTgatgaaatttactttttttttttttttttttttgtgggttgaTTAGCAAGTCACGAATACGAGAGACGAGTATAGCACCTGCCTATAATAGATATGACACAAATTAATTCTATGATCTGTTGCATATTATACGTAAATATTGATATATCTAAATTTTTCAATTAATCAAAGTAGATCTAGAAGATGATAAAGGGATTTTAATGATGAACACCTATAGGGtttcttcttttattatctttCTATTTTCCTAGTAATCCTGTTTAAGAAATTTGAAATCCTATATTCGAATAATGCATATTAATATGCTAGtactcttttatatattttttgcttatttttcttcctcttgttttcttgaattttatagtttatatgggagatatttattttaatgttgtcacgcctccaaaaaaatttattttccttttttcctttcctcactgggctattttccctgttggagcccctgggcttatagcatcctgcttttccaactaaggttgtagcttagcaaataataataataataataataataataataataatagtcttcctGTTTATAAATTTGAAGTCCGGTATCCGAAAAATGTATATTGATATGCACCAACATGATAAAATACACTGTTAGAAATGACTGTAAtttcaatcgaaaattctccgtaaaaaaaaatatactgttctcaaccgcatttcggtaaaatacaggcgatcgtaattttgcctgtttgttattatcttttacgggttagtgaccgtaatatcattcctttacgtcaatatatctgtttttaaaacggtcaaAATTCTGGATTaagtgttgccagacatttaccgttttttaatgcaaagtttTAACAGTGAAACACAAGTAACGAGAGCAAATCTCTTCTTATGAATGAAAATT is from Palaemon carinicauda isolate YSFRI2023 chromosome 13, ASM3689809v2, whole genome shotgun sequence and encodes:
- the LOC137651898 gene encoding uncharacterized protein, whose product is MKRTLLLLALVAGIVLAKKEKEEEAKVEGRDQNLLNTVAAGGLPTIAVANPLDKLNLANLPNLGNLINIGDLGGAAAGLAGLKVLKTAALAALVGPLGALFEIGMQVVILVALILLISTLKKQLGDLTALFEGKYEEEDYGYYPSGGYDTGATGGSSYAATGGHSGGGHYSKRSASAGGHAGKRSVSTPSIMDLPLVQKLTARIHEAIENFNY